Sequence from the Fictibacillus arsenicus genome:
TCACAAAAGTCAATCCCTTGAGCTGTAATCTTAACTAATAAACTTTGGTTAAGTCTTTTAACTTTAATTAATCCTTTTTGATCAAGATAATCGTAAGCAAGGTTTTCTTCAGGAGCTTTTTTTAATTCATCACTGTTAGTACGATATTCACTACCAATATTAGTAAAGTGATAATCATACAAATCGAACAATATTTTTTCTCTTAGTGCAATTCGTTCTTCTATAGTTTCTGTCAAACCATTTCCCCCTTTCACCAATTAAATTCAACTATAGGAAACAATTACCTTTAAATAAGTCTTAAAAAAAGTGTAGCAATAACTAAAAACCAAATAATTTATAGAAAGCGTTGTTTAGTAGTAGGACACTCAGCAGCGCATTTTTTTAATTGAATAATTTATTTAAGTCACAATTTGAAGCATATAGGATGCTGTATCTTTTATATTTCAAACATTACCATTTGACAATGCCGAATCATTTCTTGTAATAGGTCATGATCTCTAAGGACAGTCCAAGATATTTCATACTCCCCTGTACTTTCCTTAGCCCTACCTCGATAGTCTTTCTTACCATCTGAAGCAATATAAACATCCCAGATCCAAGTTTTTGTAACTTTATCATCTTCGCACGTATCTATTTCAATTAAGTAATGGCTCTCTACTGGATATACTCTATGTGCCAAAGTTACACCTCCTTCCGCCTTACTAATTTCGGCAACAGGAACAATTTCATTTAAACAAAAATAGCAACCAATTCAGTTGCCGTTTTAAATGGTCTGCTTAATATCATATTAACACCTTATAAACAAAATGCTCTATTTTATTCTGCCATTTTCTGCCGTTTATCTGACATTTTTTGACTCGTTTTGAGGTAATGGGTTCATTCCTTTAAGATCATCTGCCATTGTTCCCTTTTTGCTCTAGAATATTGCAGTATCCCTGTAATAGTTATTCCATAATCGGGTGCATTACTTTAAGAAGCAGAAGTGCACTTTTTTATTGAAATAAAGGACTGATACTTAAAATAATTATAGAAAGAGGAATTAATAATGAGTGACTTACTAACGATAATACCATTTAGTCTTTTTCGGGATTTTTGTATGGCTAATTTTCTTGACACTTGTAGATATTACTGAAAAGTTGAAAGAACAGAATGATATTTTAAAAGAATTGGTACGTGAGAGAAAAAACAACTAAATGCTAGGATATAAAGACATATTTTTTATAATGTAATAGTGGTTTTGAAAACCAATAGTATTTACCCTGCCATAGTTTTTCATATTGTTATAAATTTGGGAGTAGTTATTAATAGATGGATAATCTGAACTCATTAAAGGGGGCTTTAGTTGAAGCCTCTTATTTTTTTCCTCCATATTATAGAGGTTTTGGTTGCGTGATCACTTTTCGTCTAAGCTTTTTTAGAGAATTTTATTTTAATAGAAACTTTTTTGAAAAATAGACGTACATGTACAGAGTCTATTAAAAAATGTGCATCTTAGTTTGGATCAAAGGAGTTTACGATGGAAAATTGGTTAACTAGTATTATGAACGAATTCGGCTATGTTGGCATATTACTGCTGATTGCGCTCGAGAATATTTTTCCGCCCATCCCGTCGGAGATCATTTTAACGTTTGGCGGTTTTATGACACAAACCTCAAATCTGAATATTTTAGGAGTTGTCTTATCAGCAACAGCGGGTTCTGTGCTAGGTGCTTTAGTGCTTTACGGAATCGGTCGGCAGCTGGATGTTGAAGTAATGGAGAAGATCATTGATCGCTGGGGACATATTCTACGACTCACGAAAAAAGATATTCATAAAGCAGATGCCTGGTTTGACCGTTATGGTCCTTGGACGGTATTCTTTTGCCGATTTATACCGCTCGTCCGGAGTTTGATCTCTATCCCTGCAGGAATGTCAAACATGAACATGGGTGTGTTCCTTGTCCTTACTACTCTTGGAACCCTGATCTGGAACGTGGTACTCGTAAACCTGGGAGCTTATTTCGGTGAATCGTGGGATGTTATCGCGCATTACATGGACGTTTATTCGAAAGTGATTTATGTTTTTTTGTTCGTGCTATTCATTGTTTTCATTGGACTTTATATAAGGAAACGTCAAAAAAGATAAATAATGAAAAATTTTTTGGAAGATGAAATTATTTCGATTATATTTGTTGTAAGAAAATAATAAGCGTTAAGAGGAGGAACTATGAAACTAGGTGCATTCTCTGTAAGTTTAACGGTAAAAGATATTCATGCTTCAAAAGAGTTTTACGAGAAACTAGGATTTACAGCTCTTGGAGGAAACATCGAACAAAATTGGCTGATTTTAAAGAATGAAAGCTGTGTAATCGGTCTTTTTCAAGGCATGTTTGAAAAAAACATTCTCACATTTAATCCGGGTTGGAATGAAAATGCCGAAAATCTCGATTCCTTTACAGACGTTCGAGATCTTCAAAAGGAGCTTAAAGCTAAAGGCGTAAAAATGCTGACTGAAGCAGATGAAAACAGCGAAGGGCCAGCAAGTTTTATAGTAGAAGATCCGGATGGAAATCCGATTCTTTTTGATCAGCATAGATGATCATAGTCCAGCCAGAAAGATAAACGTAAAGAAGCCTGAGAAAATGATCTCAGGCTTTTTTTAGATGTGCAAACTTCCTTGCAATCTCGGATTTGACCGATAATGCCCGATTGGTATATGAAGCAGACTGGTTCTTCCTCTTTGATTCAATTGAAAGAGCTCATCATACCAAGGTACATTAAATCCTAGTATGGGATGCCCGCCTAACTTTAATGCCGAAGCGGCCAGTAGCAAAGAATGAGAGAGAATACCCGTTT
This genomic interval carries:
- a CDS encoding DedA family protein; this translates as MENWLTSIMNEFGYVGILLLIALENIFPPIPSEIILTFGGFMTQTSNLNILGVVLSATAGSVLGALVLYGIGRQLDVEVMEKIIDRWGHILRLTKKDIHKADAWFDRYGPWTVFFCRFIPLVRSLISIPAGMSNMNMGVFLVLTTLGTLIWNVVLVNLGAYFGESWDVIAHYMDVYSKVIYVFLFVLFIVFIGLYIRKRQKR
- a CDS encoding VOC family protein, with product MKLGAFSVSLTVKDIHASKEFYEKLGFTALGGNIEQNWLILKNESCVIGLFQGMFEKNILTFNPGWNENAENLDSFTDVRDLQKELKAKGVKMLTEADENSEGPASFIVEDPDGNPILFDQHR